CCCTGTTAAAACAACATTTAAAGAAAGATGGCCGGTATTACGATATCCCATTATACGCTATTTTTAAATCGGAAAAATAAAACAGCAATTTCTCATGGATAAAAAGAATATCAAGTTGCGCTGTGATCATACATTTCCTATACTTATTCTTCTTTTTGGTTGTATTGCTATATTCCCAATAATAATTTCTAAGTATTCTATTTCTCTGTTAGGAATAATATGGGAGACTTGCTGTGGGCTCATCATATTTACAGGCGTTTGGAGATTTGAGCACTTCGAAATATCTGGAGATACACTTACCAAAGTAAACTTAGGTGGATTATATCGAAAGGATTTAAATATGTGTCATATAACCAGATATACAAAAAAAGTGATTGATATGAATCACTTTTGGAATCCGTTTAATATCATAAAGTTATTTAGTAAGGAGAAAAAATATTTTAAATTCAGAACCATAAAACTTCAGGCAACAGATAATTTAATCATGATAACACTTGCGTCCTAAACGTTTAAAAAGTGGCGGTGTTTGGATATAGCAAAGTTGCTATATTTAAATTGCAAAATTATAACACACCGCCATGATAAATTTAAATGTTTTTAGTCAGATTTTATCTCTTGTTGACCGTGAATTATTCAGGGATTTGGTTGCAAAGCACAAAAGTGATAAACACCAGAAAGGGATCAACAGCTGGACGCATCTAGTCAGTATGCTTTTCTGTCATTTTTCCTCGGCAGATTCGGTCCGGGATATTAGTAACGGTCTGCGCAGTACAACTGGTAACCTGAACCACTTAGGAGTAATAAGAGCTCCAAGTAAGTCCAATATATCCTATATCAACATACACCGTACCCATGAACTTTTCAAAGATCTTTATTTCTCTGTTTTGGATAGGCTTTGGCAAAAGGATACGCATTTTCGCAAAGAGCTTGTTCAGCTAAAGCGTAAAGTATATCTGATGGATGCAAGCATCATCCCCTTATGTCTATCTGTATTTGACTGGGCAAAGTTTCGCAGCACCAAAGGTGCCGTAAAGCTGCACACTGTCTTGGATTATGATGGCTGCCTACCTGTTTTTATGCAGATTACCGATGGAAAAGTACATGAGAGCCAGCGAGCCGGTAGTTACAGTTTTTCCAAGGGAAGCGTGCTGGTAGTGGACCGTGGCTACGTGGATTACAGCTGGCTTGGGGATTTGGACAGCAGGGGGTGTTACTTCGTTACCAGGAGTAAAGTTAATATGAAGTACAAGGTTATCAAGTCCTATCAGAGTGAAGCACTCATGGAAAAGGGGATCCTTAAGGATGAGCTCATTGAGCTATCCGGTGCTGCCTGCAATAAATACAACGGCAAGCCGCTACGCCTAGTCCACTTTTGGGACAGCACCACTGGCAATGAGTACCACTTTTTGACCAATAATACGAAGTGGAAGGCTTCTTTGGTGGCAAACATCTATAAACAACGCTGGCATATCGAAGTCTTCTTCAAGCATCTAAAGCAGCGCTTAAAAGTATCGACATTCATAGGGACTTCTGAAAATGCAGTGATGATCCAGATCTGGACTTCACTCATTGGCATATTACTGTTAAAATACTTACAAAAAAAGGCCAAATATGACTGGAACCTGTCCAATCTGGTCGCATTCATCAGAATGAATATCTTCGTGAAAATAAACATCTGGCAATGGATAGAT
The DNA window shown above is from Sphingobacterium thalpophilum and carries:
- a CDS encoding IS4 family transposase, giving the protein MINLNVFSQILSLVDRELFRDLVAKHKSDKHQKGINSWTHLVSMLFCHFSSADSVRDISNGLRSTTGNLNHLGVIRAPSKSNISYINIHRTHELFKDLYFSVLDRLWQKDTHFRKELVQLKRKVYLMDASIIPLCLSVFDWAKFRSTKGAVKLHTVLDYDGCLPVFMQITDGKVHESQRAGSYSFSKGSVLVVDRGYVDYSWLGDLDSRGCYFVTRSKVNMKYKVIKSYQSEALMEKGILKDELIELSGAACNKYNGKPLRLVHFWDSTTGNEYHFLTNNTKWKASLVANIYKQRWHIEVFFKHLKQRLKVSTFIGTSENAVMIQIWTSLIGILLLKYLQKKAKYDWNLSNLVAFIRMNIFVKINIWQWIDDPFLRPPIKGKKGQLKIFAD